One Coleofasciculus sp. FACHB-T130 genomic window, ATGTAATGCACATCGTCAGCAACGTGCTAGGAGAACTCGCGCCCGATAAAACCGCCTGGGATTTACTCAAAGCCTGCTTCCCCGCCGGAACCGTCAGCGGTGCCCCCAAGATTCGGGCGATGGAGATTATTCACGAACTCGAACCCTGCCGTCGTGGCCCTTATTCAGGGGCATATGGCTGGTATGACTTTGAGGGGCAATTAAATACAGCGATCGCGATTCGCACGATGGTCGTTCGTTCTCAAGCCAGTGGGAAACATCAGGTGTCAGTCCAAGCGGGGGCAGGTTTGGTTGCCGATTCTCGCCCCGAAACTGAGTACCAAGAAACCCTTAACAAAGCCAAAGGCTTGCTAGAGGCTATCCGCTGTCTTGAATAGAGGCTAAACCGTTAATGGAGTGTAGAGACGCGATGATTAATCGCGTCTTTTTTTCAAGAACAGCCCTCGATCGAGGTTAGAGCGGTTTCATTACGACCGCTTCATAGGGAATCACGCCCACCTCTTCGCTCTTAACGCAGCGAGCGGCTCCCCGCGACAAATCCAGCGTTCTCGGCGCAATGTAGGGGCCACGGTCAGTCACCCGCACGATGACAGCATCCCCATTTTTCAAGTTTGTTACTTTCAGAAAGGTATTAAAAGGCAGAGAGGGATGAGCCGCCGTGAGTGCATCCTGGTTATAGATTTCGCCGTTTGCCGTTTGGCGTCCGTGAAAATAACCGCCATACCAAGAGGCTAAACCCTCTAGTTTGGTATCTGTCTGGATTAAGCCGTGCATTTGGGCTTGAGCTTCTACCAAGGTTAAGGGCTTTTCACCCAAGGCGAGGCGGAGATTATTTACCCATTCGATTGCCAAGAGTTGGCGATCGCGATTGAAGTCGGTAGCGATCGCGTCGTCAATTACAAACAACTGGTTGTTGCCTAGCTTACCCCCCGGCTTCCCATCCACCAGCGCTGGTTTCAGTTGCGAAGCGTCTACATTGGAGTTTTGCAGGAGTTGCGCGATTCGCTTGGCAAATCGCTCAGCTTGGGGTTTTTCGGGGATTTGAGCCACCAAATGTCCCTTCACCCAGACTTGAAACTGCTCCGGTTCTCCGCTAGATGTGGCAACGCTCTTGCTTTTGCGCCCAGCCAAGGACATCCACAGACCTTGCCGTTTTCCAATTTTTTCATTGATTAAGCGATCGCCCAATGCGCCTTGGTCGCGAATCTGAACGACTGCAACCTGCGAAGGCTTTGTATCGCGAGATTCAGCCCAAGCAGGCAATTTCAATAAATTCTGCATCACCTGCATGATTCTGTCTGGAATACTCGGCTTTGACGCTCGACTGACAGGAACTTCAACCCATGAAGCCGACTGAGATAGGATAGTTGGCGCTACTGGCGCTTCCTTCATGGGTGCCGAGCCGGGGCGGCAAAGCACATTATCCACCGTCGCTAGCTTCCGCCTAGATTGTTCAGGCGTTTTGGCTTTGTTTGATGAAGATTGGCTCTGATTTCCTCCTATCTGGAAATCCCAGGAAGGCAAGAACGCACTGAATTTTTGAGAATGTAAACCGCTCAAATAAGAGTAGGGTTTCCCCGTTCCTACAGCGTAAACAAACAGAGGTTTATCGCTATCCAGGGGATTATTGACAGATGAAAAAACCTTGGCTGGAAGTGTTATCGAGAGGTAATCAGGTATACTCGACAACGCCTGGTTAGAGAAAAAACAGCTGACCCAAGAAGTTACCCAAACAAGTCCGAAAAATGGCATTGGCAAAAAAAATCTTTAGTTACAATGCACTCTGGATTTGCAAACGTTCTCTAGTATACCAACCTCCTTATTTGGTATATCTGCCCTCTGGCTGAGTTGTGCATTTAGACGCGATCCCAGCCTCTTGCTAATAAACCATATAGCAGCGATTTTGACAAGTATGAAGCGACTTCACTTTTACATTGTTGATGTATTTGCCGTAGAAAAATACACGGGTAATCAACTAGCAGTCTTTACGGATGCCGGTGAGCTTTCTGATGTTCAAATGCAAAGAATTGCTAAAGAAACGAACTACTCGGAAACCACTTTTATAACTTCTCCAGAGGTTCGAGATGGAGGTTATGATGTGCGGATTTTTACGCCTGAGCAAGAGTTACCGTTTGCAGGGCATCCTACCTTAGGGACTGCTTATATTTTGCAACAAG contains:
- a CDS encoding septal ring lytic transglycosylase RlpA family protein; this encodes MDNVLCRPGSAPMKEAPVAPTILSQSASWVEVPVSRASKPSIPDRIMQVMQNLLKLPAWAESRDTKPSQVAVVQIRDQGALGDRLINEKIGKRQGLWMSLAGRKSKSVATSSGEPEQFQVWVKGHLVAQIPEKPQAERFAKRIAQLLQNSNVDASQLKPALVDGKPGGKLGNNQLFVIDDAIATDFNRDRQLLAIEWVNNLRLALGEKPLTLVEAQAQMHGLIQTDTKLEGLASWYGGYFHGRQTANGEIYNQDALTAAHPSLPFNTFLKVTNLKNGDAVIVRVTDRGPYIAPRTLDLSRGAARCVKSEEVGVIPYEAVVMKPL